Proteins encoded in a region of the Watersipora subatra chromosome 5, tzWatSuba1.1, whole genome shotgun sequence genome:
- the LOC137397057 gene encoding uncharacterized protein, producing the protein MDISVIKKTCIRLDYQNKAPNTNTQYPIPNTQYPIPNTQYPIPNTQYPIPNTQYPIPNTQYPIPNTNTQYPIPNTQYPIPNTQYPIPNTQYPIPNTQYPIPNTQYPIPNTQYPIPNTQYPIPNTQYPIPNTQYPIPNTQYPIPIPYKYYKRVSMHA; encoded by the coding sequence TATCCGGTTAGACTACCAAAATAAGGCACCCAATACAAATACCCAATACCCAATACCCAATACCCAATACCCAATACCCAATACCCAATACCCAATACCCAATACCCAATACCCAATACCCAATACCCAATACCCAATACCCAATACCCAATACCCAATACCCAATACCAATACCCAATACCCAATACCCAATACCCAATACCCAATACCCAATACCCAATACCCAATACCCAATACCCAATACCCAATACCCAATACCCAATACCCAATACCCAATACCCAATACCCAATACCCAATACCCAATACCCAATACCCAATACCCAATACCCAATACCCAATACCCAATACCCAATACCCAATACCCAATACCCAATACCCAATACCCAATACCCAATACCCATACCTTACAAATATTACAAGAGAGTTTCAATGCATGCctaa